The DNA window GTCGTCCGCGGCGCCGGCGCCGTCCAACGGGTGCGATCGCTTGCGTTAGAGCAGACTTTCGCCGTGGAACCCGGCAGCGATGGCGAGAGTTTCCAATTCACGCTGCACGAGCTCCGCGAAGGCGACATCCTGCTGCTCGAATAGCGGTCCGCAGGTGGTCGTTCTAACGCCGGCCGGTTTACTCCTTGCCGGCCTGGCGCTGGGCGGCGAAATTGTCGGCGTGGAACTGCATGATGTCGCGGCCGCGTTTCTCGTAGATTAACCCGGCGCTATGCGGGGCGCCTTCGACGATGATCCGCTCGAAGGGAATTTTAAGCGACTCCAGGAACTTCATGTATTCCAGGTTGTTCTCGTAGTTGAAGCCTTTGGTTCCGACATGCACCAGGATGCGGAGCGGCGGCTCGGGGTTGCTGGCGTACGCGCGGGCCAGGTCCCAGGTATTGTCGCCGAGAGCGAACTGCAGGTTCTCGCTTTCCTTCCCGTTCTCTTCCGAGATTCGCTTTTCGGTCGAATAGCCGCCGCCGCCGGGCGATGCGGAGCAGAACAGATCGGGATGCTTGAACATGTTGCGGGCCGTCCCGCGGCCGCCCTGCGAAAAGCCTTCCAGTCCGCGCCCGCTCCGATCGGCGATGGTGCGATACGTTTTGTCGATGTGCGGGATCAGCTCTTTGATGAAGACGTCTTCCCCCTGGGCTTCCTTCCGGCCCGGCATGTTGTAATGGCTCACGGGGCCGCCGTTCACAAACACATAGATCACAGGCGTCGCCTTGCCGGTGGTCATCTGCTCATGCAGAAAGCTGGCGAGTCGCACGCTCTTGGATTCGCTGCCGGGCCGTCCGCCGTGCAGGTAATACACCACCGGAAAGCGGGCGTCGGGCTGTTCTGCATACGCCGGCGGCAGATAGATGTTGTAGCCGACATCCACTCCCATCGACGGACTCTTGAACTGGTGATGCTCCACCCCCGTCGGCGCTGCACTCGGCGGATTGACCCAGCGGAAACCGTCGCTCCCGGGTTTCGACTGCGCCCAGCCAGGAGAAGCCTGGCCCAGCAGAACGATGACGACGCCAACCAGCAGGCAGCGGCTCCAGCCAAAACAATGCAAAGCGGGATGCCCAGAATAATTCACGATTCGACACTCCAGAAGGTAGATAAGACGCCCGCCTTTGATGCGCAGCGCTATAGCAGGAAACCGTTCCAGCATAGCAGCCGGCAGACAGGCCGTCGCCTTTTGCCTTCCCAAAGCGACGCGGGCATTCGCCGAGCGATGGGCGTCCTACGCAACAAATGCCAGCCAGTAGAACACCCAGCCGGTGACGGCCGTCATGGTCATGCCGACCGTGGCCAGCCAGCCCAGCTTTTTGTGGCGATGGCTATGGGCGCCGGGCGTCGGCGGATTGGGGAACTTTCGCACCGCCTCGAAAATCACATACGCCCAGACGAACGGCGTTGGTACGGCAAAGCACAAATGCACAATCAGGCTGTACCAGACCGGATTCCAGCCCGGCGTAAAATAGGGGGAATCGGCCGCATACGTCTTCCAGCCGTAGCCGATCCGCATGTCGATTTCAAACGCGGTTACCGCCCCCAGCAACACCACGGCCATCACGATCTGCAGCCATTTGTGGAGCTGGTAGCGTCGCTGTTTGACCAGCACCAGGCTGATACCCATCAACACCACAATGGCGAACATAGCGAGAAACACAAAGTCCAGCATCAGGGTGCCGCGGTTCGGCAGCAGCCCGTTCGTTTCACCCCAGATTGGCGTCATGCGGGATCCTTCTTTGGCAAATCCTGGCAAACGGCCGGCATGCGGTTGCGGCCCCTCCGCCGACAACCGTCCTTCCGTGCAAGAACTCTAGCGGAAACCGCCGTTTTCCGCAGCGCCAGCGACAAAGCGTCCTGGAAGCCTGGCGATTGGGCCCGGCGGAAGGCGCCGTCGACAATTGAAGTCGCCGCGGCCAGCAGTTACGATACTTTTCTGCTACGACTTTGCACCTGCCCTCGCCTGGAGTTCCCCTGTGCTGAAAACTGCTGTCTGGACGCTTCTTTTGGGGAGCCTGCTGGGAATATCGGTTCCGTCCACCGTCGTCGCTGTGGAACTGGCCGTCGGAGGCGTTGAAGGCTTGCCGCTGCAGGCGACCGACTGGCCCTGGTGGCGCGGCCCCAGTCGCGACGGCGTCGCCGCCGCTGGCGAACAACCGCCGCTGAGCTGGAGCGAGACGGAGAACGTCCTGTGGAAAACGCCCGTTCCGGGCCGCGGTCATGCCTCGCCGACGGTGGTCGGCGACCGTGTGTTCCTGCCTACCGCCGATGAAGAGACCGAAGTCCAGTCGGTGCTCTGCTTTGATCGGGCCACCGGCAAGCAGTTATGGAAGGTCGATCTGCACACCGGCGCCATGGATCGGGCCGGCCATAAAAAGAACTCGCAGGCCAGCGCCACCATCGCCAGCGACGGCGAACGGCTGTTCGTCAATTTCCTGAACGCCAAGGCCGTCCACACCACGGCGCTCGATTTCGACGGCAAGCAGCTGTGGCGCACCTCGGTGTCAGACTTTGTCACGCACCAGGGCTTCGGCTCGTCGCCCGCGGTTTATGGTCCGCTCGTGATCGTAGCGACCGATAACAAAACGGGCGGCGCCGTCGCCGGTCTGGATCGCGAGACGGGCGAGATCGTCTGGAAGCATGATCGTCCGAAAGAGCCGAACTACACATCTCCCACCATCCTGCATGTGGATGGCCGCGACCAACTGCTGCTGACCGGCTGCAATCTGCTGACCAGCATCAGCCCCCTCGACGGCCGCATGCTCTGGGAGACGAAGGGCTCGACCACCGAATGCGTCGGCTCGGTCGTGACCGACGGCGAACGCATTTTCTCCAGCGGCGGTTATCCGCGGAAACATACGTCGGCCGTGACAGCGGACGGTTCCAAAACGCTCGCCTGGGAAAACAACACGCAGACCTATGTGCCTTCGATGTTGGCCGTCGACGGTTACCTTTACACCGTGACCGACGCCGGCGTCGCTCTCTGCTGGCGAGCCAGCGATGGCGAAGAACAGTGGAAAGCCCGGCTGGGCGGCACGTTCAATGCGTCGCCTGTGCTGATCGGCCAGAACCTGTTGGTCATCAACCAGGCCGGCAAGGCGTTCCTGTTCAAAGCCGACCCCAAGGAATACACGGCCGTGGCCGAGAACGACCTGGGCGACGATGTCTACGCCACGCCAGTCGTCTGCGGCGACCGCATCTACCTTCGCGTTGCCGAACAGACCGACGGCAAGCGGCAGGAATGGCTGTACTGCATCGGCACGAAGTAACCGCTGCCGATCAAAGGCGCCCCGCGCCTGCCCGCTGTCTGCTGTCTGCTGTCTGCACTATTGAACCGTCGTCCTGCTGATCTGCCGGCGACGTTTGTCGCCCCATCCTTTTGCTGGAGTTCCCTTTTGATGCTCAGCCTGATGCTTTGCCGCCGCCTTTCTCTCCTGGTGTTGCTCTCCCTGGCGCTGGTCGTCGCTGGTCCGCAAGCGGCCAGAGCCGAGAAACCGGCGCCGCCGCAGATTGCCGGCGTGGTGGAAGTGATGAACCTGGCAGCAGAGGAAGGGCAGATCTCAGGCGGCGTGACGCTGGTCGTCAAAGACGGCAAAACGGTCCACCTGGCGGCGACCGGAATGGCCGATATCGCGCAGGATCGGCCCATGACGATCGACACGCAATTTGCTATCGCCTCGATGACGAAGCCGATCACCGCCACGGCGTTGATGATCCTGGTCGATCAGGGGAAGGTCCAGCTGACGGACCCCGTGTCCAAGTACATCCCTGAGTTCGCCGACGCGCAGGGCCCCGACGGCAAGCTGGCGCAGCCGGTCACCGTGCAGCATTTGCTGACCCATACGTCCGGCCTGGGTGACAGCCAGCAGACGGAAACCACGCTGGAAGCGACCGGGAAAGAACTGGCGCAGCGGAAGCTGAAATTCCTGCCCGGATCAAAATGGCAGTACAGTCCCGGGCTGAATGCCTGTGGCCGCATCATCGAGGTCGCCAGCGGTCAGCCCTACGATCAGTTCGTCTCCGAGCAGATCCTGCAGCCGCTGAAAATGAAGCACACTGCTTTTGTCCCAAAAAACAAGAACAAGCTGGCCGGTCTCTATGAGCCGGGTAAAGAAAAAGGGCAGCTTGCCGCCGCCGATCACTGGCTGACCCGTTTCACCTCGGGCAGGGCGCCGAACCCTTCCGGCGGTTTGATCTCGACTGCGGCCGACCTGGCGCGATTCTATCAGATGATCCTCAACGGCGGCGAACTCGACGGCCAGCGGATTGTGTCCGAAGAAGCAGTCAAGCAGATGACGACCGTTCAAACGGGCGATCTCACGACCGGCTTTACCCCCGGCAATGGCTGGGGGCTGGGCTGGTGCGTGGTGCGGGAGCCGCAAGGGGTTTCGGCCGCACTGGCGCCCGGATCGTACGGCCACGGCGGAGCCTTTGGCACGCAGGGCTGGGTCGATCCGAAAAACCAGACGATCTATGTGCTGCTGATCCAGCGCACCAACTTCGGCAACAGCGACGGTTCCGACCTTCGCGGCGCGTTCCAGGACGCGGCGCATGCGGCGCTGAAGAATTGAGGCGGATCGCATCCGTCCGATCCGTTCTCGCCGCCTGACATTCCCCCTTCTGTTCGACGCTTGCCCTTTGATCGCGTGACGTCCCCTTTGCCGGAGCCTCTTTGATGTCGTCCCTTCCCAATCGTCGCCAGCTGATGGCTGCCGGTCTGGCCTCCTCGGTTTCCCTCGGCGCACTGGCCGCGACGACCGCTTCCGCCTGTGCGGCCCCGGCGCCCGGCGCCGCCCCGCGGTTCAAGTACTGCCTGAACACCAGCACCATCCGCGGGCAAAAACTGTCCCTGTTGGAAGAGGTGGAGTTGGCGGCCGTCGCCGGATACGATGCGATTGAACCCTGGGTCCGCGAGATCCAGGCGTACCAGGACCAGGGCGGCAAGCTGCCGGAACTGAAACGCCGCATCGCCGACGCCGGACTGACGGTCGAAAGCGCGATCGGCTTTGCCAACTGGATTGTCGACGACGACGAACAACGGGCCGCTGGCCTGGAAACGGCCCGCCGGGAGATGGACCTGGTGAAAGCGATTGGCGGCACGCGGATCGCCGCCCCGCCGGTCGGAGCGACCAAAGAACCCGGCATCGACCTGTTCGCCGCCGCCGAACGTTACGGCAAGCTGATCGAAGTCGGCGTCGCCCAGGGGGTCATCCCGCAGGTCGAAGTCTGGGGATTTTCGGCCAACCTCAGCCGCCTGGGGGAGACCAGTTTCGTCGCTATTGAAAGCGGCCGCACGGAAGCGTGCATCCTGCCGGACGTCTACCATATCTACAAAGGCGGATCCGATTTTGCCGGCCTGTCGGTGCTGGCGGGGAACGCGATTCATGTCTTCCACATGAACGATTACCCGGCCGATCCGCCGCGTGCGACCATTGGCGACGCCGATCGCGTCTACCCCGGCGACGGCGTGGCTCCGCTGACCCAGATCCTGCAGATGCTGGCCGCCAATGGTTTCAACGGCGCTCTGTCGCTGGAACTCTTCAACCGCGACTACTGGACCCAGGACCCCAAAAAGGTCGCCGCCACGGGCCTTGCCAAAATGAAGGCGTCCGTCGCGAAAGCCTTTGCCTGAGAGATCCGTGTCCGGACGGCTAGCGCGGGCGTTGATGCTCGCGACTGTTGAGGCTCCAGTCATACGGCAGCCATTTTTTCCGCAGCGGTGCGTCGGTTTCCAGCGCCGTGGCGAGCGGCGGCGAATAGCGTGAGGCGAAACGGATAACGCTGCCGGCTGCCTGATCGAAGTCGTCGCTGTACCACTGGTAGAGCTTCGTCAGTTCGACCGTGTTGGCTTCCGGCTTCCAGGCGAACCAGGTCGCGTGGCTGTGGACGTACTCTGCCTGGCTGTCTAACTGCTGGGACAATCGCTCCGGCGTGAACGCCTCTTGCCGCAGCGGCGGGCAACCGACGGCGGCGCACACCAGCGCAAAGTGGATGCGCGGCTCGACAAACCGCGGCCGGATCTGCTCGTGCTCAATCTGATTCAGGCTCCACACCTGACCGCCCACGTTCCAGCGGACGGCGTCCCAGCGATCGGCTTCAGGAATCTGCTGGATCGATTCCAGCGGGTGGTTTTCCAGGATCAGCTTGAGCGTAAACGCATTGTAAGCGTTGATCAGCAGGGCCAGCTTGTCATCGCGAGCCAGGTCCGCAAAGGGAGCTTTCGCCACCACCTGGAGATACGCGTCAAGTTGCTCTTCCCTTGAGCGAAGCCCGGCGTAGTCGACCCAGCCAGCCTCGTCGACATACGTCTGCAGTAGCTCGTCCAGCGTAGAGTGGTCGACCTTTGGCCCTGCTTTGTCGTTGGAGTAAGCTTCCTGCAGCTCCACCTGGGGCGGGCCGAACAACCCCGTCAGCCAGCCTGCGATCGCTTCGTACCCGACGATGCAGAACACGGCAACCGCCACGCAAACCAGGGCGGCAGACAACCAGCGAATTCCCGCGAACCTTCTTTGCGTATCCATAGAACGATTTGCCCTGTCTCTCTTTCCGTACGGCCGGCGCAGGTTCCTCAGGAGGAAGTCAAATCGTCTGGCGGGGCGGACTCTTCGCCCAGCGTGACTCGCTGGAAGAATCGCTGGGCCGACCAGGCGGCGAACCAATTCTGCAGGCTTTCCGCCAGGGCCTCCACGCTGTCAAAAGACTCGGCCGCCTGGGCGGTGGCTTCGCCCAGTGACTGGCCGCTTGCCAGTGAGGACAGCAGGGAATACTGCGGCTGCGACAACTCGTACCGGCGGACTACGTAGTCCCGTCGGGTAATGGCCACATAGCTGGGCCGCGGATCTGGCAAGGGAGCATCGCCGCCCTGGCGCCAGGCCGTGTAGTAATCGTTGACCGGATACCTGAAGGCCAGCAGATGCAAACAGACGACCGGCTCCAGGCACGCATCGGCCCACTGTTCGGGCGGAATCGCCTGGAGGTCTGCGACGGCAAGCGGCGTTTCCTGCTCGACCCCCGGCCCATCAAAGACCCGGTCGATCGTCCATTCCAGACGGGCCAGATCGATCACAAAGTCCGGCCAGGACGGCGCGTCGGGATCGTCGCCCGGCTCCTGCAGGGAGGGCCGCGTCTCTTCGAGAAAGGGGACAAAATGATCCGCCAGCCGCTCCAGCGTATAACTCCGGGAAGGGTGCTGCTGCAGATACCCGAAACTGAAGCTGTCGAAAACCTCTTCGCTTAACGCCTGGGCCAGGGCGGGGAAGAGCTCGCGCATGCACTCCAACAGTCGGGCGAAATAGGCGTTGCCATAGACGGCCAGCCGCTCCACGCTGGTCAAGGAATGGCTGCGCATGACGACCTGTTCAATGTCGATCGGCGCAACGGCGATCTCGGCCAGTGCGGCCTCGGACGTCAGCCCCTGGGCGACGCCGTCGGGGTGCGTAATGACGGCCTGCATCCAGCGCTGGACGACGCCTAAATCACGCGGCGGCTGCTTCGCATCCGGCGCGGCGCCTGGACCTGGTTGGTTCATTGGACTTCCGGGGCGACCAGATGCAAGGGATGAGGCAGGCTCTCACGATCCGCGTTTGCCAGATCAGCCGGCGCCGTGGACGCCGGCACGCTGGCCTGGGGATCGTTGATGTAGCGTTTGGCCTTGAGCAGTTCGGCGTGCAGTTCCGGGAAGGGCGGAATCTTGGCGTCCCATTCCAGCAAAGTCGCCACTCCGCCGGTCAGCTGGTTCGCCAGGCGGTACAAGCTCCAGACCGGATCCACCACGCGGCCGTCGTGGGTGTCGATGCAATGCGTCCCCATGTTGGTGTGGCCGGCCAGGTGGAACTGCACGACGCGTCGATGCGGTACGGCTTCCAGATATTCGACCGGATCAAAATCATGATTCACGCTGGAGACGTAAACGTTGTTCACATCCAGCAGCAGACCGCAGTCGGCTTCTTCAGCCATACGGGCCAGGAACTCCCATTCGCTCATGGTGGAGTCGGCGAAGGTCAAATAAGAACTGGGGTTCTCCAGCACGAGCGGCCGTTCCAGCACCTCCTGTACGATGCGAATCCGATCCACCACATGGGCCAGGGTCTGCTCGTTAAAAGGAATCGGCAGCAGATCGTGCGAGTTACGGCTGGCGACGCCGGTCCAGCATAAATGATCGGAGACCCAGCGGGCTTTGACGCCGGTCGCCAGCTTCTTCAGCTTTGCCAGATACTCCTGGTCGAGCGGGTCGGTGCTGCCGATCGACATTGAAACGCCATGCATCACAATCGGGTAACGCTCGGCGATCTGATCCAGCACGTAACGCGGACGCCCTTGCGAATCCATGAAGTTCTCGGAAATGATCTCGAACCAGTCGACCTCGGGCTGTTCGTTCAGAATGTGCTGAAAGTGCACATTACGGAGGCCGAGACCAAGACCGAGGTTTTCGTATCCCATTCGCGATGGGTGCATGGGCTGCTCCGCAGGGGCAATCGGCGTAAAAGTTTTTCGATTAGTTCGTCTGGGTAACCGCAGGACGGCGGAACCGACCACTTCAATGCGTGGCCGGCGATCGTTCTGGCAGGGTGACGATCGGGCAGCCGGCTTGAGAAACCAGAAGCGGCAAAGGAGGCGAAGCCGCGGATGGTTGCGACGCGGATCGGCACGCCGCGCACGATCGCTTGAAAAAACAGCCGACGACGAAAGGCCGGCGGCTGCGGGTTCAAGTTCAGTCTAACACGAACCTTGTTTACCACGAAACGCCTGGCGTCTCTCTGCAGAGCGACATGGCATCCAGGCATCCGGGCGCACACGACGGCGGGCTAGTTCTTTGCTTTGGCGGGAGCCGGGCCGAACGGTTTGTCAGCTGCTCTCATCCGCTTTTCAAAGCGAGTGCGGGCTGTCTTCCAGGCTTTTTCGCTCAACGGCACGGCGCATTTGCCTTTGCTCTCGCAGGAGTTTTCGCCCGGCGTGGCGCCGCAGCCGCCCTGGCCTTTGCAGGCATTCTTCGTCGCACAGGTATGCGCCGCAGCCGTCGCACAGGCGCCCTGGCCGGCGCAGGCGTTCTTGCCGCTGGGATCATTCGCCTTGCAGGAGTTCAAGCCGCGGCAGACATGAATTTCCTTCTTTTTCTCTTCGGCCGGTTTGTCTTCAGCGAAGGCGCTGCCGACGGCGCTGGCCCCAGCCACCATGCCGCCCATCGCTGCCATCGCCAGCTTGTTGAAATCACGTCGATTGACATTGGACTTTTTCACAGAAGCTTCCTTCAAAGATTGGGCGAACGCCAGAAGCCATTCGCGAAACAAACGGGCGAGAGTTCCAGAAGTGAAACTCTCCTCAACTTCCTTACCAGACTATTTTCACCGATTCACGACCCTCTGTGAAACGGCTTACCAAAGAATTTTTCCCGCCAGCCGTGTCCGCAACGGGATCGGTTTCCTGTCCCGACCGTGCCGAGGCTGACGCCAGTCAACAGACCGCAAAGAACGGATCCGACCGTTCGCCAGGCTTTGGCACAGGGGGAGCTTTACGAAGCACACTCTGTGCCAAAGCCTGGGGTTTGGCGAGTACAATCCGCCGGCGGCCGCCGGAGACGACGCCCTTGGCTTTGAGTCGCCCCAGGATGACCGTCACTGTTTCGCGGGTGCTGCCAATCAGGTTCGCCAGATCCTGGTGGGTAAGCCTTACACGCAAACGAATCCCGCCGGGTTCTGCGGCGCCAAACTGCTCTGCCAGATCCAGCAGCAGATGCACCAGCCGGTCATGATTCGACTGGAACAGAAGATTCTTGAGCCGCCGTTCGATCCGATGTCGACGCAGACCAACCAGACGCGTAACGCCCATGGCGACCCCTGGAGATTCTGCCATCAGTTGCTGGAGAACCTCTGCCGGGATCATTAACACGGCGGCCGGTTCGATCGCTTCCACGTATTCGTCGCGGTCGTCGCCGTCGAAAATGGCCAGTTCGCCAAACATCTCGCCGGGCTCGACAAACGCCAGGATGGACTCCTTCCCATCGGTCGTTAAATGGCAGACCTTGACCAGTCCGGCTGTCAGCAGAAAGACGCTGTCGGCCTTCTCCGCCGGCAGATAGACAGGACTGTGCGCCGCAAACGATCGCGAACGGCTGCGCATTTCGATGCGGCCCATCTGCTCTGGCGACAACTGGCGAAACAGCTCGCACGACTTCAAATGCCACAGCTTGTCGGTCATTGCAGCCCCTTTTTCCTGCCTGTACGATCTGCCGGCAACGTCCCCGGCCATCGGGGAACATGCGGCATGCAGGGAAGGACGACCGACCGGTCTGATCCTTACAAGAATTTTACCGAGAGGAAGAATTTCTGCCTGGCCAGATCCCGCGACTTCGCCGCCCCCAGACGTTTCTCCGCAGGGATTACGACGTGTGGGAGTCGATGATTTTCTTGAGGCGGGCCCGGCAATCGTCGGGCATGCGCACCCGGGCGTCAACGGCGTGCTGGTCAAGAGCATTGGCCTGCTCCCGGGTTTCGTTATGCAAGTGCATCAGGGAACGCCGAAACCGCCAGCACAGGCGGCACATGCCCAGATGCAGCCAGAGGCTCATCCGTTGCCCCAACGACAGCTTGCGATCCAGCGACAGGGAGACCAGTTTTGAGATTTCTTTACAGCTAAGCATGGGCGAGGTTCAAGGTTACGGGGTGTCGGATTGCCAGCGGTTCCTCATGCAAAACGAGAGTCGCAGACGGGCCCGATGGAGCAGCACCCACAGGTTCGACGAAGAAATTTCTAAATCCTTACAAATTTCATTCGTAGCCCGCTCCTCCATTTCCCGCAGGACAAAGACGTCCGCCTGGCGAACTGGCAAGGTTTCCAGGCAAGCCTGCAGGATTTGCCAGAACTCTTCCCGTTCCAGCGAATCAAATGGTCGGCTGAGCAGCGTGTGATGCTCTTTTTTCCAGTGTCCGTCTGCCTGGAACAACGCGTCGGAAGCGTCTTCCTCCGCCTGCTGCGTCAGGGACGATGTGCGCTCCCGCAAACGGATAAAGTCGATGACTTTCCGTTTCAGGATCCCCAGCAACCATGCCTGTTCCGTACCCGTCCCGCTGAACTGCGACTGATGCTGGAGCGCCGCCAGGAACGTTTGCTGCACGACCTCTTCCGCGGACTCCCCATCGCGCAGCCGCGACAACGCATAACGAAACAGGGTGTCGCCATGACGATCGACCCAGGCCGACGGCGTCAGGCGGGTGCGGGGTGCAGCTGAATTGGGATCGTCCATAAATCCGGCGGGAAAGCAAAATCAGAGCGCCAGCGAGCGGCGGTCAACCAGGAGCGGAGTTCGTCATTGTGGGTTGACGAACGATTCGCTGTCAACCGACATCCTCCCGCAGCAACGCACTTCGCCAGTCCGACTTCCTTGAGTGCGAGGGAAAAACAACCTGGGTTTTTGCATCCCTTAGCAGGGCGAAGTTCAGCAGACCCTTCGGAACGAGGGGAAAATAACTTCGGTTTTTGTATAGTGAGCCGAACGCGCTAGCGTCGGGCGGTTCTACTCCTGTGAGCCGAAGTTATTCTTCCCCAGTTCCTTCGCTCGCCCGTACCTGGTGAAATAAAAAACCGGCAGGGAACGCGTGTTCCCTGCCGGCGGTGAACGACTTCTCATTTGACGAATGTTACTTCGCTGTGATCTCGACTTTGAGGCCGTCGACCCACTGCTTGTGTTCGTCGGTGTAGTACAGGTAGGCGCGGCTGGCGGGGCCGGTGTAGACGCCCGGAACGGCGGCCACGAAGCTCAGCGGCAGGTCCACCCGTTCTTCCGCCTCCAGGGCGCGCCAGTACAGCACGACTTCGCGGCCGATCACTTCGTAGGCGGCGATCTTCCCCTGCTTGACCAGCTCTTTCAGCTGGTCGTGGCGAACTTCCAGGCCGCCGGGGGCGCCGATGATGGCCAGCGGCGTCGGCACGGTTTCGTTCGTCCGATTGACGATCGTCACTTGCGCTTCGGTCACCGCGCCTTCTTCGACTTTGTCGTCGACCAGCTTCACTTCCAGATGCAACGCACACTTCTCGGCCGACGCCGGCGTCAGTCGATTGTAGTTGACCGACATCGAATACGGCATCTGCGAACCGTCCTGCATGCGGACCTGCACGTTGTGTTCGCCGGCCTGGCTCAGCTGCGCCAGCACCGCGGCGGACAGCGGCAGTTCGATGGCGCCGGTCGTGTCGGCGGTGAAGCTGACGGCGTCGCCGATCGGCTCGCCGTCGATGACCAGCTGCAGGCTGCCGGGCGCCTTCGGTTTGGCCCGGGAAGCGTCGTAAGCGACGATCGCCTTGAGGGCCAGGATGGTCGACTGCGTGGAGCCGAAACGGCCCGACTTGCAGGACTCGGCCAGGTACTGGATGGAGCGTTCGACGTTCTCCACATAGTGCGGATTGCCGAGCCAGGCGAGGGCCGCCAGCGACGTCGTTTCAATCTGCAACGCTTCGCCGCCGGAGCCGACCACGCTTTGCGTAGCGCCGCTCAGTGAGCCGTCGGCCTGCTGGTAACCGGCCAGCTTGTCGAGCAGATGGTTCGAGCCGTCCTTGTCGCCAGCCAGCGTCAGCACGTTCGCCGCCAGGGCGACGGCGTAGCTGTTCTGCGATTTCTCGGCCAGCTCGCGGACTGCTTTCACCTCGGTCGACAGATCCGCGTCGACGTCGGCCGAGAGCAGCGCCCAGGTGTTATAGCCGATGGAGCATTCCGGCTCGGCGACCCAGGTGTGCAGCGTGTGGGTCTTCCGTTCGAAACCGCCTTTGCCGTCGCGCTGGGCCAGCAGCCATTTGGTGGTGCGGGCCAGCATGTCGGCGTCGACCTGGCGGACTTCGGCCATGTCGCGGAACTCCATCAAACCGTAGGCAGTGAGAGCGTCGTGGCCCGGATCGCCGCCGAACCATTCAAAGCCGCCCGACTTGCTTTCAAAGCCGAGCAAACGCGCATAGCCGCGGTCCAGGATATCGGCGCTCCGTTCAATCACGGCCGGGTCGACGCCCTGGTGCGACATGAAATACTGCTGGGCCATGACGAGCGGATACACGCTGGAGCTGGTCTGCTCAAAGCAGCCGCAAGGCTCGCGGATGAGGGCTTCCAGCGCCTGGGTCATGCTGGCCAGCGGGGTCGGGTAGACGACCGCCTTGGCCGTGAGACTGCGCGGGACGATGTCGGCTGGGATGTTCACGGTGAACGTGGCCGTTTCGCCCGGCCCGAGCAGACCGCCCTGGCCGTCGGCCAGCGGGAAGCCCTGCGGACGGACGGTGACAGA is part of the Lignipirellula cremea genome and encodes:
- a CDS encoding alpha/beta hydrolase, with translation MNYSGHPALHCFGWSRCLLVGVVIVLLGQASPGWAQSKPGSDGFRWVNPPSAAPTGVEHHQFKSPSMGVDVGYNIYLPPAYAEQPDARFPVVYYLHGGRPGSESKSVRLASFLHEQMTTGKATPVIYVFVNGGPVSHYNMPGRKEAQGEDVFIKELIPHIDKTYRTIADRSGRGLEGFSQGGRGTARNMFKHPDLFCSASPGGGGYSTEKRISEENGKESENLQFALGDNTWDLARAYASNPEPPLRILVHVGTKGFNYENNLEYMKFLESLKIPFERIIVEGAPHSAGLIYEKRGRDIMQFHADNFAAQRQAGKE
- a CDS encoding DUF420 domain-containing protein, whose product is MTPIWGETNGLLPNRGTLMLDFVFLAMFAIVVLMGISLVLVKQRRYQLHKWLQIVMAVVLLGAVTAFEIDMRIGYGWKTYAADSPYFTPGWNPVWYSLIVHLCFAVPTPFVWAYVIFEAVRKFPNPPTPGAHSHRHKKLGWLATVGMTMTAVTGWVFYWLAFVA
- a CDS encoding outer membrane protein assembly factor BamB family protein; its protein translation is MLKTAVWTLLLGSLLGISVPSTVVAVELAVGGVEGLPLQATDWPWWRGPSRDGVAAAGEQPPLSWSETENVLWKTPVPGRGHASPTVVGDRVFLPTADEETEVQSVLCFDRATGKQLWKVDLHTGAMDRAGHKKNSQASATIASDGERLFVNFLNAKAVHTTALDFDGKQLWRTSVSDFVTHQGFGSSPAVYGPLVIVATDNKTGGAVAGLDRETGEIVWKHDRPKEPNYTSPTILHVDGRDQLLLTGCNLLTSISPLDGRMLWETKGSTTECVGSVVTDGERIFSSGGYPRKHTSAVTADGSKTLAWENNTQTYVPSMLAVDGYLYTVTDAGVALCWRASDGEEQWKARLGGTFNASPVLIGQNLLVINQAGKAFLFKADPKEYTAVAENDLGDDVYATPVVCGDRIYLRVAEQTDGKRQEWLYCIGTK
- a CDS encoding serine hydrolase domain-containing protein, which gives rise to MLSLMLCRRLSLLVLLSLALVVAGPQAARAEKPAPPQIAGVVEVMNLAAEEGQISGGVTLVVKDGKTVHLAATGMADIAQDRPMTIDTQFAIASMTKPITATALMILVDQGKVQLTDPVSKYIPEFADAQGPDGKLAQPVTVQHLLTHTSGLGDSQQTETTLEATGKELAQRKLKFLPGSKWQYSPGLNACGRIIEVASGQPYDQFVSEQILQPLKMKHTAFVPKNKNKLAGLYEPGKEKGQLAAADHWLTRFTSGRAPNPSGGLISTAADLARFYQMILNGGELDGQRIVSEEAVKQMTTVQTGDLTTGFTPGNGWGLGWCVVREPQGVSAALAPGSYGHGGAFGTQGWVDPKNQTIYVLLIQRTNFGNSDGSDLRGAFQDAAHAALKN
- a CDS encoding sugar phosphate isomerase/epimerase family protein, giving the protein MSSLPNRRQLMAAGLASSVSLGALAATTASACAAPAPGAAPRFKYCLNTSTIRGQKLSLLEEVELAAVAGYDAIEPWVREIQAYQDQGGKLPELKRRIADAGLTVESAIGFANWIVDDDEQRAAGLETARREMDLVKAIGGTRIAAPPVGATKEPGIDLFAAAERYGKLIEVGVAQGVIPQVEVWGFSANLSRLGETSFVAIESGRTEACILPDVYHIYKGGSDFAGLSVLAGNAIHVFHMNDYPADPPRATIGDADRVYPGDGVAPLTQILQMLAANGFNGALSLELFNRDYWTQDPKKVAATGLAKMKASVAKAFA
- a CDS encoding DUF547 domain-containing protein; the protein is MSAALVCVAVAVFCIVGYEAIAGWLTGLFGPPQVELQEAYSNDKAGPKVDHSTLDELLQTYVDEAGWVDYAGLRSREEQLDAYLQVVAKAPFADLARDDKLALLINAYNAFTLKLILENHPLESIQQIPEADRWDAVRWNVGGQVWSLNQIEHEQIRPRFVEPRIHFALVCAAVGCPPLRQEAFTPERLSQQLDSQAEYVHSHATWFAWKPEANTVELTKLYQWYSDDFDQAAGSVIRFASRYSPPLATALETDAPLRKKWLPYDWSLNSREHQRPR
- a CDS encoding HvfC/BufC N-terminal domain-containing protein; its protein translation is MNQPGPGAAPDAKQPPRDLGVVQRWMQAVITHPDGVAQGLTSEAALAEIAVAPIDIEQVVMRSHSLTSVERLAVYGNAYFARLLECMRELFPALAQALSEEVFDSFSFGYLQQHPSRSYTLERLADHFVPFLEETRPSLQEPGDDPDAPSWPDFVIDLARLEWTIDRVFDGPGVEQETPLAVADLQAIPPEQWADACLEPVVCLHLLAFRYPVNDYYTAWRQGGDAPLPDPRPSYVAITRRDYVVRRYELSQPQYSLLSSLASGQSLGEATAQAAESFDSVEALAESLQNWFAAWSAQRFFQRVTLGEESAPPDDLTSS